In Arthrobacter alpinus, a single window of DNA contains:
- the glgC gene encoding glucose-1-phosphate adenylyltransferase, giving the protein MSVKKVLAIVLAGGEGKRLMPLTADRAKPAVPFAGFRLVDFALSNLANSGYLKIVVLTQYKSHSLDRHISETWRMSTQLGNYVASVPAQQRRGKSWFLGSANAIYQSMNLIVDAEPDIVVVVGADHVYRMDFEQMVQSHIASGARATVAAVRQPLEMADQFGVIEVDGEEVAGAIGAHKISAFVEKPESTPGLPDAPNQFLASMGNYVFDADALVEALEKDAVKENTKNDMGGDIIPYFVDRNEAYVYDFSTNDIPDATDRDRNYWRDVGTIDSYYDAHMDLISPVPVFNLYNRAWPIFTRGTTSPPAKFVRGEHNSVGAALDSIVAPGVVVSGGVVENSVLSNDVFVATGARVQDSVLMDKVSVGAGAVVRRAIIDKNVKIPAGATIGLDPALDLARGFAVTESGLTVLSKGQIVPVPDEAERALSLAAAAEIPEALALAVGNDDIAQDTLDQVVENQIIAIGSAVSVEEAKIAR; this is encoded by the coding sequence ATGTCAGTAAAGAAAGTTCTGGCGATCGTATTAGCAGGCGGTGAGGGCAAACGGTTGATGCCCTTGACAGCAGACCGTGCAAAACCAGCCGTTCCCTTTGCGGGTTTTCGGTTGGTCGACTTTGCCTTGTCTAATTTGGCAAATTCTGGATATTTGAAGATTGTGGTGCTGACTCAATACAAGTCGCATAGTTTGGACCGTCATATTTCTGAGACATGGCGTATGTCAACACAGTTGGGGAATTACGTGGCCTCCGTACCCGCTCAGCAGCGGCGCGGAAAGAGCTGGTTCCTAGGCAGCGCAAACGCCATTTATCAGTCCATGAACCTTATTGTCGACGCCGAACCGGACATTGTTGTTGTGGTCGGCGCGGACCACGTGTACCGCATGGACTTTGAGCAGATGGTTCAAAGCCACATCGCGTCTGGCGCCCGCGCCACGGTAGCCGCCGTCCGCCAGCCGTTGGAAATGGCGGACCAGTTCGGTGTTATCGAGGTTGACGGCGAGGAAGTTGCCGGCGCAATTGGCGCCCACAAGATTTCCGCTTTTGTCGAGAAGCCCGAATCAACTCCGGGCCTGCCCGATGCCCCGAACCAGTTCCTGGCTTCCATGGGCAACTACGTCTTCGACGCCGATGCCCTCGTTGAGGCGCTTGAGAAGGACGCGGTCAAGGAAAACACGAAGAATGACATGGGTGGCGACATCATCCCGTACTTCGTAGACCGAAACGAAGCCTACGTCTATGACTTCTCCACCAATGACATCCCGGATGCAACAGATCGGGACCGTAACTACTGGCGTGACGTTGGGACGATCGATTCGTACTACGACGCCCACATGGACCTGATTTCCCCCGTGCCCGTCTTTAACCTGTACAACAGGGCTTGGCCGATCTTCACCCGTGGAACCACCTCACCGCCGGCGAAGTTCGTTCGTGGGGAGCACAACTCTGTTGGAGCCGCACTGGACTCCATTGTTGCCCCGGGTGTTGTGGTTTCCGGTGGCGTCGTGGAAAACTCGGTGCTTTCCAATGACGTCTTCGTTGCCACGGGTGCCCGTGTCCAGGACTCTGTCCTTATGGACAAGGTAAGCGTCGGCGCTGGCGCCGTCGTACGCAGGGCCATCATTGACAAGAACGTCAAAATTCCAGCCGGGGCCACCATTGGCCTTGATCCCGCACTGGATTTGGCTCGCGGCTTTGCCGTGACGGAGTCGGGATTGACCGTCTTGAGCAAGGGCCAAATTGTCCCGGTCCCGGATGAGGCCGAACGGGCCTTGTCGTTGGCGGCAGCTGCTGAAATTCCAGAAGCCCTTGCCCTTGCAGTCGGCAACGACGACATTGCTCAAGATACCCTCGACCAGGTCGTGGAAAACCAGATCATTGCCATTGGGTCGGCGGTGTCCGTCGAAGAGGCTAAAATTGCGAGGTGA
- a CDS encoding TrmH family RNA methyltransferase, with protein sequence MIIHIDDAADPRVSDYLSLTDVQLRKVKEPAEGLFIAESLKVIRRALAAGHEPRSFFMIERWLPDLASILAEYEHVPTYVGTAEVLEAITGFNLHRGAMAAMHRPAPADIPVLLAGARRIAVLEDIVDHTNIGAIFRSAAALGVDAVLVTPRCADPLYRRSIRVSMGTVFQVPWARLPEWPEGMGLLREAGFTTAALALVPESLTISQLAARDDEKLALILGTEGDGLSARTLAQADHAVMIPMKAGVDSLNVAAASAVAFFATALDR encoded by the coding sequence ATGATTATCCATATCGACGATGCGGCGGATCCGCGCGTCAGCGATTACCTTTCCTTGACGGATGTGCAGTTGCGCAAGGTCAAGGAACCGGCCGAGGGATTGTTCATTGCCGAGAGCCTGAAGGTTATCCGCCGCGCGCTGGCCGCAGGCCACGAACCGCGATCGTTCTTCATGATAGAGCGCTGGCTGCCTGATTTGGCGAGCATTCTGGCCGAGTACGAGCATGTGCCAACGTATGTAGGAACCGCAGAGGTTCTGGAAGCTATTACCGGGTTCAATCTCCATCGTGGTGCCATGGCGGCCATGCACCGTCCCGCCCCGGCCGACATTCCAGTGCTCCTTGCCGGTGCGCGCCGAATTGCCGTTCTGGAGGACATTGTTGATCACACCAATATTGGCGCGATCTTCCGCTCAGCAGCGGCGTTGGGTGTGGATGCGGTCCTCGTGACGCCTCGCTGCGCCGATCCTTTGTACCGGCGCAGTATCCGGGTCAGCATGGGCACAGTGTTTCAGGTCCCGTGGGCTCGTCTGCCTGAATGGCCTGAGGGTATGGGCCTCCTCCGAGAGGCAGGATTTACGACGGCGGCACTTGCCCTGGTGCCGGAATCGTTGACGATCTCCCAGCTTGCGGCCCGAGACGATGAAAAGTTGGCGCTGATTTTGGGAACTGAAGGGGATGGGCTCAGCGCACGGACATTGGCCCAAGCCGACCATGCCGTCATGATCCCCATGAAAGCTGGCGTGGACTCACTCAACGTTGCTGCCGCCAGCGCCGTGGCCTTCTTCGCCACTGCCCTTGACCGCTAG
- the pepN gene encoding aminopeptidase N, producing the protein MSNFNLLRSEAAARKARVSVHHYDVDLDLCQAADLSIPGFSSRTIIKFSATGTAGTFLDFIGLSVESVELNGEQLNVADVVDAQRINLPTLAADNEVTVCATAAYSSSGEGLHRFVDPADGQTYTYTQYEPADARRVFANFEQPDLKAPFTFHVTANSDWEVASNQSITNRAELPETGASRWDFATTAPISTYITTILAGPYFKAQDHFSMVFGDESSHPGETLEIPLAAYCRASLAPHFDTAEIFKVTKAGLKYFNELFDFPYPFGKYDQAFVPEYNLGAMENPGLVTFTEAYIYTSRTTDTAYQRRATTIMHEMAHMWFGDLVTMSWWDDLWLKESFADFMGNLAVAEATPWGPKAWTMFASQRKAWAYTQDQLPTTHPITADIPDLEAAKANFDGITYAKGASALKQLVAYVGQDAFVAGSREYFKTHQYSNTKLNDLLAPLSAASGRDLSEWAKLWLQTSGMSTLAPSIKTADGKIASLSIRQDAIDPITGLEALRPHRLTVGIFMYDAGSLVRTHSITLDVAGEVTEVPRAAGLPTPDLLLINDEDHSYAKVRFDAGSLATALTAVKTIADPLSRSLVWSALWNATRDALLPAEQYLAAVVDQAGGDSDISLLQTLADNALEALNSYCPAANRPAARERLIAGVTTHLANAVPSSDEQLVWARTLARLGRGTDSLIKFSRALLSGRAVPTGLSVDGSLRWLLWQQLAARGAATKQELDAELAANTTAEYRASHCTAIAALPDVQLKSLRWMEIVEEETLSNQLLGATIAGFTMAGPDLLDPYTEPYFQAIERVWNGRSLEIAGRIVRGLFPAHQDLLPGTEPERHPVVVRTDAWLGSTTTAAHGLRRIVLEQRDQLVRALRAQAQQA; encoded by the coding sequence GTGTCCAATTTTAATCTTTTGCGCAGCGAAGCAGCAGCCCGAAAAGCCCGCGTCAGTGTCCACCACTACGACGTCGACCTGGACCTGTGCCAGGCCGCCGACCTGAGCATTCCGGGATTTTCCAGCCGCACCATCATCAAATTTTCGGCCACCGGTACGGCCGGCACGTTTCTTGACTTCATTGGCCTGAGTGTCGAATCGGTTGAGCTCAACGGCGAACAACTCAATGTTGCGGACGTTGTTGACGCACAGCGGATCAACCTCCCCACCCTGGCTGCTGACAATGAGGTGACTGTTTGCGCCACGGCGGCCTACTCCAGCAGCGGCGAGGGTTTGCACCGCTTCGTAGATCCGGCAGACGGCCAAACCTACACCTACACACAGTACGAACCGGCCGATGCCCGCCGCGTCTTTGCAAACTTTGAACAGCCTGATCTCAAGGCTCCTTTCACCTTTCATGTCACGGCCAATAGCGACTGGGAAGTGGCCTCGAACCAATCGATCACCAACCGTGCCGAGCTGCCAGAAACCGGTGCGAGCCGCTGGGACTTCGCCACGACCGCACCTATTTCCACCTACATCACCACCATTCTGGCCGGCCCGTATTTCAAGGCTCAGGACCACTTCTCCATGGTTTTCGGTGACGAAAGCTCACACCCCGGCGAAACGCTCGAAATCCCCTTGGCGGCCTATTGCCGCGCGTCCTTGGCGCCGCACTTTGACACCGCTGAGATTTTCAAGGTCACCAAGGCCGGCCTGAAGTACTTCAACGAACTCTTCGATTTCCCCTATCCGTTCGGGAAATATGACCAGGCATTTGTTCCCGAGTACAACCTGGGTGCCATGGAAAACCCTGGACTTGTCACCTTTACCGAGGCTTACATTTACACGTCGCGCACCACCGATACGGCTTATCAACGGCGCGCCACCACCATCATGCACGAGATGGCACACATGTGGTTTGGTGACCTTGTCACCATGAGCTGGTGGGACGATCTGTGGCTGAAGGAGTCCTTCGCCGATTTCATGGGCAACTTGGCCGTTGCCGAGGCAACCCCCTGGGGTCCCAAGGCGTGGACCATGTTCGCCAGCCAGCGGAAGGCCTGGGCTTACACCCAGGACCAATTGCCCACAACGCATCCAATTACCGCAGATATTCCGGACCTCGAAGCCGCCAAGGCCAACTTTGACGGCATCACCTATGCCAAAGGTGCCTCAGCGCTGAAGCAACTGGTGGCCTATGTTGGGCAGGACGCCTTTGTTGCCGGATCTCGCGAGTACTTCAAGACTCACCAGTACTCCAATACCAAGCTCAACGACCTCCTGGCGCCTTTGAGCGCCGCGTCCGGCCGTGACCTGAGCGAGTGGGCCAAACTGTGGCTGCAAACCTCGGGCATGTCTACCCTGGCCCCGTCCATCAAAACGGCCGACGGCAAGATCGCCTCCTTGTCCATCCGCCAGGACGCCATAGACCCCATCACGGGTCTTGAGGCCCTGCGTCCACACCGGTTGACCGTGGGCATCTTCATGTACGACGCCGGATCTTTGGTTCGCACGCATTCGATCACTCTCGATGTGGCCGGGGAAGTGACGGAAGTGCCCCGTGCGGCGGGCCTGCCAACCCCCGATCTACTGCTGATCAACGACGAGGACCACAGCTACGCCAAAGTCAGGTTCGACGCCGGATCCCTCGCCACCGCGTTGACCGCGGTAAAGACCATTGCAGATCCACTTTCACGCAGCCTTGTCTGGTCCGCACTATGGAACGCCACCCGCGATGCCCTGTTGCCTGCTGAGCAATATCTCGCCGCCGTGGTGGACCAGGCTGGCGGAGACAGCGATATCAGCCTCCTGCAAACCCTGGCCGACAACGCCCTCGAGGCACTGAACTCTTATTGCCCCGCCGCGAACCGTCCCGCAGCCCGTGAGCGCTTGATTGCCGGTGTGACAACCCATCTGGCCAACGCGGTCCCGTCCAGCGACGAACAGCTGGTTTGGGCACGCACTTTGGCAAGGCTGGGACGGGGCACCGATTCCCTGATCAAGTTCAGCCGCGCGTTGCTGTCAGGCCGGGCTGTCCCGACTGGCTTGAGCGTTGACGGCAGCCTGCGCTGGCTGTTGTGGCAGCAGCTGGCCGCTCGAGGCGCCGCTACGAAGCAGGAATTGGATGCAGAGCTTGCGGCCAACACCACTGCCGAATACCGGGCAAGTCATTGCACGGCCATTGCAGCCCTGCCGGACGTGCAGCTCAAGAGCCTACGCTGGATGGAGATCGTAGAAGAGGAGACGCTGAGCAATCAACTCCTGGGTGCTACGATCGCCGGCTTCACCATGGCCGGCCCTGACTTGCTGGATCCTTACACAGAACCCTATTTCCAGGCCATCGAGAGAGTCTGGAACGGGCGCAGCCTGGAAATTGCCGGCCGGATTGTGCGGGGACTTTTCCCTGCGCATCAGGATCTGCTGCCAGGAACTGAACCCGAGCGTCATCCTGTGGTGGTCAGGACCGACGCGTGGCTTGGCAGCACTACGACGGCTGCTCATGGACTCCGCCGGATCGTGCTGGAACAGCGTGATCAGCTAGTCCGTGCACTGAGGGCCCAAGCGCAGCAGGCATAA
- a CDS encoding peroxiredoxin — protein MKLDEKVPDFALPDQHGTLRTLAELTANGPLVIFFYPRAGSGGCTTEACHFRDLQAEFAAAGASIVGISTDAEDVQLQFATKNSLTYPLLSDRNGAVADLFRVRRRLLAKSLPIKRSTFIVDSQGILRFAVSSETNMVLHADQALAALATLA, from the coding sequence ATGAAACTCGATGAAAAGGTCCCTGATTTCGCCCTGCCAGATCAACATGGCACGCTGCGGACGTTAGCGGAATTGACGGCCAACGGACCCCTGGTGATTTTCTTTTATCCTCGCGCTGGTAGCGGCGGCTGTACTACTGAAGCCTGCCATTTCCGAGACCTGCAGGCCGAGTTTGCGGCCGCCGGGGCCTCGATCGTTGGTATCAGCACCGACGCCGAAGACGTGCAACTCCAATTCGCTACGAAAAACTCGCTGACCTACCCTCTCTTGAGTGACCGCAACGGTGCGGTGGCAGATTTGTTCAGGGTCCGGCGTCGTTTGTTGGCAAAATCACTCCCCATCAAGCGGTCTACGTTCATTGTGGACAGCCAAGGAATCCTGCGGTTCGCCGTCTCAAGTGAAACGAATATGGTGTTGCACGCCGACCAGGCGCTGGCCGCCCTGGCAACGCTGGCCTGA
- a CDS encoding type B 50S ribosomal protein L31 — MKQNIHPKYEAIVFNDLASDTKFLTRSTATSSKTIEWEDGNTYPVIDVEISSESHPFYTGKQRIMDSAGRVERFNARFAGFGKK; from the coding sequence GTGAAGCAGAACATTCACCCGAAGTACGAAGCAATCGTTTTCAACGACCTGGCTTCAGACACCAAGTTCCTGACGCGCTCCACCGCGACGTCCAGCAAGACCATTGAATGGGAAGATGGCAACACCTACCCCGTCATCGACGTCGAAATCTCCTCGGAGTCACACCCGTTCTACACGGGCAAGCAGCGCATCATGGACAGTGCCGGCCGCGTGGAGCGCTTCAACGCTCGCTTCGCCGGCTTTGGCAAGAAGTAA
- the glgA gene encoding glycogen synthase, whose product MRIDIVTKEFPPEIYGGAGVHVAELSRVLAAKVDLRVHAFGKPRDADFHGATVSSYENLPELDGANAAVQTLGVDLQIVPEIAGSSLVHSHTWYANMAGHMAALLHGIPHVLSAHSLEPLRPWKAEQLGGGYAVSSWVEKTAYEGAAAIIAVSDGMRQDILRSYPDVDPEKVKVIHNGIDVASWQRDEKDDAVRALGIDPDRPSVVWVGRVTRQKGVPYLLKAAAALPPEVQLVLCAGAADTPALGAEVNALIEGLKAERDGVVVIERMLPRAELIQVLSHATVFACPSIYEPLGIVNLEAMACGAAVVASATGGIPEVVAHGETGLLVPLEQVSDGTGTPLDPDKFVADFAAAMIEVVNDPARARSMGEKGRQRATDHFSWESIVDQTLDVYKSVLPQD is encoded by the coding sequence GTGCGTATAGATATTGTGACGAAAGAATTTCCGCCCGAGATTTATGGAGGCGCCGGTGTCCATGTTGCCGAGCTTAGCCGTGTCCTCGCAGCGAAGGTCGATTTGAGGGTTCACGCCTTTGGCAAACCTCGAGATGCGGACTTTCACGGAGCGACGGTCAGCTCGTATGAAAACCTGCCCGAACTCGATGGCGCTAACGCCGCTGTGCAAACTCTTGGCGTTGATCTTCAGATAGTTCCCGAGATCGCAGGCTCCAGCCTTGTGCATTCACATACGTGGTACGCAAACATGGCCGGCCATATGGCGGCGTTGCTGCACGGCATTCCGCACGTCTTGAGCGCCCATAGTTTGGAGCCGCTGCGCCCTTGGAAAGCCGAGCAGCTCGGCGGCGGCTATGCCGTTTCCTCGTGGGTGGAGAAGACTGCTTATGAAGGCGCAGCCGCCATTATTGCCGTGTCCGATGGTATGCGTCAGGACATCCTGCGCAGCTACCCGGATGTGGACCCCGAGAAGGTCAAGGTAATCCACAACGGGATCGACGTTGCCTCATGGCAGCGCGATGAGAAGGATGACGCCGTCCGAGCACTTGGCATCGATCCGGACCGTCCCAGCGTTGTTTGGGTTGGTCGAGTGACGCGTCAGAAGGGTGTGCCGTACCTGTTGAAGGCCGCCGCAGCACTGCCGCCCGAGGTTCAGCTGGTGCTTTGCGCCGGTGCGGCCGATACTCCAGCTTTGGGTGCAGAGGTCAACGCCCTGATTGAGGGTCTCAAGGCTGAGCGTGACGGTGTTGTGGTCATCGAACGGATGTTGCCCAGGGCCGAACTGATTCAGGTTCTCAGCCACGCCACTGTCTTTGCTTGCCCGTCCATTTATGAACCCTTGGGAATTGTGAACCTGGAAGCTATGGCCTGCGGTGCAGCTGTTGTTGCCAGTGCTACCGGCGGTATTCCTGAAGTGGTAGCCCACGGTGAGACTGGTTTACTGGTTCCCCTTGAACAGGTTTCCGATGGAACCGGGACTCCTCTTGATCCGGATAAGTTCGTTGCTGACTTTGCCGCGGCAATGATCGAGGTGGTTAACGATCCCGCCCGGGCACGTTCCATGGGTGAAA
- a CDS encoding YeiH family protein: MVKPDGASPAFGARVRTLAPGLAAALLAVAVSLMVHRLVPMLPAMTVAVVLGIAAVNLPGSSALCQGPWRAGLNFAGKHLMRVGIVFLGLKLSLSDIMNLGWVSVLLVVAVVVLSFAGTLALGRLFRLSGDTPLLIATGFSICGASAIGAMAAVKGTRHEDTVLPVALVTLCGTLAIGILPLLMTPLGLSPLQFGQWVGAGVHDVGQVVATAQTAGAVALSAAVVVKLTRVVLLAPIVGVAGAIERKRQARAHLLTNAGTAPKFPPLVPLFVVGFLVMAALRSTGWLADGVIEGGALIQDIALGAALFGLGSSVRVRDLLETGLRATVMALCSWALIASLAFGAVHLMAG; encoded by the coding sequence GTGGTAAAGCCCGACGGCGCCAGCCCCGCCTTTGGCGCTAGGGTGCGAACCCTGGCGCCGGGCCTCGCCGCTGCCCTACTGGCGGTTGCCGTTTCTCTCATGGTCCATCGCTTGGTGCCGATGCTGCCTGCCATGACAGTCGCCGTCGTCCTTGGCATTGCGGCTGTGAACCTGCCTGGCAGTTCTGCCCTGTGCCAGGGTCCATGGCGGGCGGGGCTGAATTTTGCCGGCAAACACCTCATGCGGGTGGGCATTGTGTTCCTCGGCCTGAAGCTGAGCCTCAGCGACATTATGAATCTCGGCTGGGTCAGTGTGCTGCTGGTGGTAGCCGTGGTGGTGCTCAGTTTTGCCGGAACCTTGGCCTTGGGAAGGCTGTTTAGGCTCAGTGGAGACACACCGCTGTTGATCGCCACTGGCTTTTCCATCTGCGGGGCCTCGGCCATTGGGGCCATGGCAGCCGTGAAGGGAACCCGGCACGAAGATACCGTGCTCCCAGTTGCCCTCGTGACCCTGTGTGGCACACTCGCGATTGGCATCCTGCCGCTGCTGATGACCCCGTTGGGGCTATCTCCCCTGCAATTTGGCCAGTGGGTTGGCGCAGGCGTGCATGATGTGGGTCAGGTGGTGGCCACGGCACAGACGGCCGGAGCGGTTGCCTTGAGCGCCGCCGTGGTGGTCAAGTTGACGCGCGTGGTGCTGCTGGCTCCAATTGTTGGCGTTGCCGGTGCGATCGAACGCAAACGGCAAGCCCGCGCGCACCTGCTCACAAATGCGGGCACGGCCCCGAAGTTTCCGCCCTTGGTTCCCCTATTCGTAGTGGGATTTCTAGTCATGGCTGCACTGCGAAGCACCGGCTGGCTGGCTGACGGTGTCATCGAAGGCGGCGCGTTGATCCAGGACATTGCATTGGGTGCTGCCCTGTTTGGTCTCGGCTCCAGTGTGCGGGTGCGGGATCTATTGGAGACGGGTCTGCGCGCAACCGTTATGGCGTTGTGCTCGTGGGCCCTCATTGCCTCGTTGGCGTTCGGTGCCGTGCACCTCATGGCCGGCTAA
- a CDS encoding SDR family NAD(P)-dependent oxidoreductase — MTAPDLTPEEIQNCIKVLESIHVYDEEHPDYVLVRRATGKMFKAVKRYRRNVKRDAINDADKAVLAKTATAAPDRIDDETRGNKLKPSTTGATAGTLLRSRPCYICKQHYTQVDSFYHQLCPECAAFNHSKRDARTDLTGKRALLTGGRAKIGMYIALRLLRDGAHTTITTRFPKDAARRFAAMEDSADWLHRLRIVGIDLRDPTQVVALTDSLIEAGPIDIIINNAAQTVRRSGNAYKPLVDAELEELPTDSPMPELVTFGHAHDKHPLALATQMMDKPQLAGDEIAALALSMGSASLERIEAGTAIDAGGLVPDLATINSWTQVVDQVDPLEMLEVQLCNVTAPFLLVSRLRPAMKASDANRKYIVNVSAMEGQFSRAYKGPGHPHTNMAKAALNMLTRTSAQEMLDEDGILMTAVDTGWITDERPHFTKVRLAEEGFHAPLDLVDGAARVYDPIVMGESGEDQFGVFLKDYKPSPW; from the coding sequence GTGACTGCCCCTGACTTAACCCCCGAAGAAATCCAAAATTGCATCAAGGTTTTGGAAAGCATCCATGTCTATGACGAAGAACATCCCGACTATGTCCTGGTTCGCCGGGCAACAGGAAAGATGTTTAAAGCAGTCAAGCGATACCGCCGCAATGTAAAGCGCGACGCTATCAATGACGCAGACAAGGCCGTTCTTGCCAAAACAGCAACAGCGGCACCGGATCGCATCGACGATGAAACTCGGGGCAACAAGCTCAAGCCGTCAACCACAGGTGCTACGGCGGGAACGCTTCTGCGTTCCCGCCCCTGTTACATCTGCAAGCAGCACTACACGCAGGTGGATTCGTTTTACCACCAGTTGTGCCCGGAGTGCGCCGCCTTTAACCACTCCAAACGAGACGCCCGCACGGACCTGACCGGCAAACGTGCCTTGCTGACCGGTGGGCGCGCCAAGATTGGCATGTACATTGCTCTGCGTCTCCTGCGAGACGGGGCTCATACCACCATCACCACGCGATTCCCGAAGGACGCCGCCCGCCGGTTCGCGGCAATGGAAGACAGCGCTGATTGGCTCCACCGGCTGCGCATAGTTGGAATCGACCTCCGCGACCCCACTCAGGTGGTGGCCCTGACCGACTCACTTATTGAGGCCGGACCCATCGACATCATCATCAACAACGCCGCCCAGACGGTTCGTCGCTCGGGCAATGCCTACAAGCCGCTGGTCGACGCCGAGCTTGAGGAACTGCCCACCGATTCCCCCATGCCGGAGCTGGTGACTTTTGGTCACGCGCATGACAAGCACCCGCTGGCGCTGGCCACCCAGATGATGGACAAGCCCCAACTTGCGGGCGATGAAATCGCTGCCTTGGCCCTCTCAATGGGCTCCGCATCGTTGGAACGCATCGAGGCTGGAACTGCCATTGACGCCGGTGGCCTGGTCCCGGACCTGGCCACGATCAATAGCTGGACGCAGGTTGTCGACCAGGTTGATCCCCTGGAAATGCTGGAAGTTCAGCTCTGCAACGTCACCGCCCCTTTCTTGCTGGTTTCGCGCCTGCGACCGGCCATGAAGGCCTCGGATGCCAATCGCAAATACATCGTGAACGTTTCCGCCATGGAAGGCCAGTTCTCCCGCGCTTACAAGGGCCCCGGTCACCCACACACCAACATGGCCAAGGCAGCATTGAACATGCTGACACGCACCAGCGCCCAAGAAATGCTGGACGAAGACGGAATCCTGATGACAGCGGTGGACACAGGTTGGATTACCGATGAACGCCCGCACTTCACAAAGGTGCGTTTGGCCGAGGAGGGCTTCCATGCCCCCTTGGACCTGGTCGACGGCGCGGCCCGCGTTTACGACCCGATCGTGATGGGCGAGTCCGGAGAAGACCAATTCGGGGTATTCCTGAAGGACTACAAGCCCAGCCCGTGGTAA
- a CDS encoding lipoate--protein ligase family protein translates to MASELHGEYKVHGGKLVVVDCSVTDGRLGGVRVSGDFFLEPDEALDAINAALNGLSSDLPAADIADAVTAALPSDAVLFGFSAQAVSIAVRRALTRASSWVDHEWDIIAPTVLPTAINVALDEVLTEEVGAGLRNPTLRFWDWEEPSVVIGSFQSVRNEVDPAGVDKYGINVVRRITGGGAMFMEAGNCITYSLYLPQTLVDGLTFEDSYKYLDTWVMAALESMGIEAFYVPLNDIATSQGKIGGAAQKRLGNGAMLHHVTMSYDIDADKMVQVLRIGKEKLSDKGTRSAKKRVDPLRRQSGMTRQEILTRMSETFADRYGATQAHLTDEELSEAARRVESKFGTQEWLHRVP, encoded by the coding sequence ATGGCTTCTGAACTACATGGTGAATACAAGGTCCACGGCGGAAAACTAGTGGTGGTGGACTGTTCGGTCACCGATGGCAGGCTCGGAGGTGTCCGTGTTAGCGGAGACTTCTTCCTTGAGCCCGATGAAGCCCTCGATGCGATCAATGCGGCGCTGAATGGGCTCTCCTCCGATCTCCCGGCCGCGGACATCGCCGATGCCGTCACGGCCGCATTGCCCAGTGATGCCGTGCTCTTTGGTTTCTCCGCCCAGGCTGTTTCCATTGCCGTGCGGCGGGCCCTAACCCGGGCCTCCAGCTGGGTGGACCACGAATGGGACATCATCGCCCCCACGGTGCTCCCAACGGCCATCAACGTGGCACTCGATGAGGTCCTCACGGAAGAGGTAGGCGCTGGTCTGCGGAACCCCACACTGCGTTTTTGGGACTGGGAAGAGCCCTCGGTTGTTATTGGCAGCTTCCAATCTGTGCGCAATGAAGTGGATCCGGCAGGCGTCGACAAATACGGGATCAACGTGGTTCGTCGCATCACCGGTGGCGGCGCCATGTTCATGGAGGCAGGCAATTGCATCACCTACTCCCTGTACCTGCCTCAGACCTTGGTGGACGGACTTACCTTTGAAGACTCTTACAAATACCTCGACACCTGGGTCATGGCTGCCCTTGAATCCATGGGAATCGAGGCCTTCTACGTACCCCTCAACGACATCGCCACGAGTCAAGGGAAGATCGGCGGCGCTGCACAAAAGCGCTTGGGTAACGGGGCCATGCTCCACCACGTCACGATGAGTTATGACATTGACGCCGACAAAATGGTTCAGGTGTTGCGCATCGGCAAGGAAAAGCTATCGGACAAGGGCACCCGCTCGGCTAAGAAGCGTGTGGATCCACTCCGGCGCCAAAGCGGCATGACCCGCCAAGAGATCTTGACTCGCATGTCCGAGACCTTTGCCGATCGCTACGGAGCCACGCAGGCCCACCTGACGGACGAGGAGCTGAGCGAGGCGGCACGCAGGGTTGAGAGCAAGTTTGGCACTCAGGAGTGGCTGCACCGCGTCCCGTAG
- a CDS encoding GNAT family N-acetyltransferase — protein MVEIRRLRPGDETVAAQMIAMMAAVFEEGLQDLPGGYVQELLSRDSFWAIAAFDGKEAVGGLTGHTLPMTRSPSSEILIYDLAVREDHQRRGIAASLIQELRAAAALEGIHEIFVPADDADVGALAFYRAQGATASPVTHFTFGTQAASPRNPGRR, from the coding sequence ATGGTGGAGATCCGACGGCTGCGCCCCGGCGACGAGACCGTGGCTGCCCAAATGATTGCGATGATGGCCGCCGTGTTTGAGGAGGGCCTCCAGGACCTCCCCGGCGGATACGTTCAGGAGCTTCTCAGCCGTGATTCCTTCTGGGCGATTGCGGCCTTTGACGGTAAGGAGGCGGTAGGTGGACTCACCGGACACACATTGCCCATGACCCGCTCCCCTTCGTCAGAGATACTTATCTACGATCTGGCGGTGCGGGAAGACCACCAACGGCGCGGCATCGCGGCCAGCCTGATACAGGAACTGCGCGCCGCCGCAGCATTGGAAGGCATCCACGAAATATTCGTCCCAGCTGACGACGCAGATGTGGGGGCACTAGCGTTCTACCGCGCGCAGGGCGCCACAGCGTCGCCGGTCACCCACTTCACATTTGGCACTCAGGCCGCCTCTCCCCGAAACCCAGGACGGCGTTGA